The following are encoded in a window of Aromatoleum petrolei genomic DNA:
- the qhpG gene encoding flavin-dependent monooxygenase QhpG: protein MNPVVILGAGPSACLLALALARGGQSALVIGQPRQRGAAEGLSQRVIEALRQFGCSQALSMLGPRWLRVSSWNGAEVEMNGEFVVERVAFDRALLADVRASGIDVREGKVRTLEHVEEGMWYVHWEDQSGRSQRTAAQVIVECRGRTAPKKAPDLQVEAMRVAVARTFTGAAIQPRTTYVESFAQGWAWGAVEASGLAHIQIVVLPESVSAHGGDLDATHAACFEHLHGLRRRFGRNLRPVGPARARGIQPALRGGVASRDFLRVGDSAYSCDPLSGHGVFEAASGAIAAAPVINTLLQRPDDASLAVRYFTERASEVFASRVTAAHEHYRSETRWPDAEFWERAIAPRRPSMEVPEIREPAFVMRPVVEDGFITDRSVVVSDEHPRGVRFIGGIDLARLDQLVRTLQVPDPERLSRLLSAPHESVCRALHWLQARRLAPRPVQ from the coding sequence ATGAATCCCGTGGTCATCCTCGGAGCAGGTCCCTCGGCCTGCCTGCTTGCCCTCGCACTAGCGAGGGGCGGTCAGTCTGCCCTGGTGATCGGACAACCGCGTCAACGCGGTGCAGCGGAAGGTCTTTCCCAGCGCGTCATCGAGGCCTTGAGGCAGTTCGGATGTTCGCAGGCGCTATCGATGCTGGGGCCGCGCTGGCTTCGCGTGTCGTCGTGGAATGGCGCGGAAGTGGAGATGAATGGCGAATTCGTGGTCGAGCGCGTCGCGTTCGACCGCGCCCTGCTGGCCGATGTCCGTGCATCGGGTATCGACGTGCGAGAGGGGAAGGTGCGAACGCTGGAGCACGTCGAAGAAGGCATGTGGTACGTGCACTGGGAAGATCAATCCGGCCGATCGCAGCGGACAGCAGCGCAAGTCATCGTGGAGTGCCGCGGCCGTACCGCACCGAAGAAGGCGCCCGACCTGCAAGTCGAGGCAATGCGGGTAGCGGTCGCGCGCACATTTACCGGCGCGGCGATCCAGCCCCGCACGACGTATGTGGAATCCTTTGCCCAAGGCTGGGCCTGGGGGGCGGTCGAAGCTTCGGGGCTGGCGCATATTCAGATCGTGGTCCTGCCGGAGTCGGTCTCTGCGCACGGCGGCGATCTCGACGCCACGCACGCCGCCTGCTTCGAGCATCTGCACGGCCTGCGGCGGCGGTTCGGACGCAATCTTCGGCCTGTCGGGCCCGCGCGCGCCCGCGGCATCCAGCCGGCACTGCGAGGTGGCGTCGCGAGCAGGGATTTCTTGCGGGTGGGCGATTCCGCCTATAGCTGCGACCCCCTTTCGGGACACGGCGTGTTCGAAGCCGCTTCCGGTGCCATCGCAGCGGCGCCCGTGATCAACACTTTGCTGCAACGTCCGGACGACGCCTCCCTTGCAGTCCGGTATTTCACCGAGCGGGCCTCCGAGGTGTTTGCATCACGCGTCACTGCGGCTCATGAGCACTACCGGAGCGAGACCCGATGGCCGGACGCGGAGTTCTGGGAGCGCGCGATCGCTCCGCGAAGGCCTTCGATGGAAGTGCCGGAGATCAGGGAGCCCGCTTTCGTGATGCGTCCCGTCGTAGAGGACGGGTTCATCACCGATCGGAGCGTCGTCGTCAGCGATGAGCACCCCAGGGGCGTGCGCTTCATCGGCGGCATTGACCTTGCGCGCCTCGACCAGTTGGTCCGGACACTGCAGGTTCCCGATCCCGAGCGCCTCAGCCGGCTGCTGAGCGCTCCTCACGAATCAGTCTGCCGCGCCTTGCACTGGTTGCAGGCGCGGCGACTGGCCCCCAGGCCCGTCCAGTGA
- the ccsA gene encoding cytochrome c biogenesis protein CcsA: protein MRSTYDASCVVAQPTLGRSGAMRDLESWITVVVVAALCVLFPGVGDLLVASAGLALLVAAVSDRYRLRGVRLGVVGLWTAVLALAVLMLTDRFDVRYVWLYSGAELPAYLKLANVWGGDEGTTLLLAAVCASLLGPKPAVWRHPDVNAIVAAALALTAALSGPFVATPADWLARAAYQGMNAHLMKIWMLAHAPLVLAAYAWTLSLASPAIAALAGALTTWPNDALMRARRAWALLTAGIGFGMVWAFEDAMYGQVWHWDPVQTAVFAAWCLLGAHLHGIAGWRAGRPTWRWMPLAGALAAALTMVAMGVTRHEALASSHRYIGATSSSLYFSLAGLLVLFAGVAWMYGMHRVTSIPLRIGVAASALRLTQLAFAMLGLLAGGYLAWAFIASAKGLPRPEELKPFFATLTNWARGSELPALRTAFAQWDVDGYALARVLLFPLIGVGLIGGWFFMRRVATRLGWITLTLASLVCAVVWSDGGMLAREYSGTGVLSQQIVAVLPRIDASLIAGGYLAIGVFAWSINAARKAAARGYVLALGLVHLGAMLSLWGALLSTALNGYSQHVIDISNDNWRGEHHGYAFRVTTLDIDRTADGGRRDGKGSFRALAQVELRTPSQEVIGGETLYRDARAAVAGYAGPVRQICEILDYRYARYANQPGYVLHPFIDRGWGRDVQVWVSTSAAVAALEGGAQPEQAVVVLRVFPFASLLWIGLVITSGGALWLAFRSRKETS, encoded by the coding sequence ATGCGTTCGACGTACGACGCGAGTTGCGTTGTCGCGCAGCCTACGTTGGGGCGGAGCGGCGCCATGCGTGACCTCGAGAGCTGGATCACGGTCGTTGTCGTCGCTGCATTGTGCGTGCTGTTTCCCGGCGTCGGGGACCTGCTAGTCGCCAGCGCCGGTCTGGCACTGCTCGTGGCGGCGGTGTCCGATAGATACCGGCTGCGGGGTGTGCGGCTGGGTGTCGTGGGGCTATGGACTGCCGTCCTGGCCCTCGCGGTCCTGATGCTTACCGACCGCTTCGATGTCCGCTACGTGTGGCTGTACAGCGGTGCCGAGCTGCCCGCATATCTGAAGCTCGCGAACGTGTGGGGAGGCGACGAGGGAACCACGCTCCTGCTGGCGGCGGTGTGCGCGAGTCTGTTGGGACCGAAGCCCGCGGTTTGGCGTCACCCCGACGTCAATGCGATCGTCGCCGCCGCACTTGCGCTGACGGCGGCGCTGTCGGGTCCGTTCGTGGCGACGCCCGCCGATTGGCTGGCACGCGCTGCGTATCAGGGGATGAACGCGCACCTGATGAAGATCTGGATGCTCGCGCATGCGCCGCTGGTGCTGGCGGCGTATGCGTGGACCCTGTCCCTCGCTTCGCCGGCCATCGCCGCGCTCGCGGGAGCGCTGACGACGTGGCCCAACGACGCACTCATGCGGGCGCGGCGCGCCTGGGCGCTACTCACGGCAGGAATCGGCTTCGGCATGGTGTGGGCATTCGAGGATGCAATGTACGGGCAGGTTTGGCACTGGGACCCGGTCCAGACCGCCGTGTTCGCCGCTTGGTGCCTGCTTGGCGCGCATTTGCACGGCATTGCGGGCTGGCGTGCGGGGCGCCCGACATGGCGTTGGATGCCGCTGGCCGGGGCGCTTGCGGCGGCGCTGACGATGGTGGCGATGGGCGTTACGCGGCACGAAGCCCTTGCCAGCTCTCACCGTTACATCGGCGCGACGTCGTCCTCCTTATATTTTTCGCTCGCGGGCTTACTTGTCTTGTTCGCCGGCGTGGCGTGGATGTACGGGATGCATCGCGTCACGTCGATCCCGCTGCGCATTGGGGTCGCGGCCAGCGCGCTTCGTCTGACGCAACTCGCGTTTGCCATGCTGGGGCTGCTCGCGGGGGGCTATCTCGCGTGGGCTTTCATTGCCAGCGCGAAAGGGTTGCCCCGGCCGGAGGAATTGAAGCCCTTCTTTGCGACGCTGACCAACTGGGCGCGCGGGAGCGAACTACCGGCGCTGCGTACAGCGTTCGCCCAATGGGACGTCGATGGCTATGCGCTCGCGCGGGTATTGCTATTCCCGTTGATCGGCGTCGGACTGATCGGCGGTTGGTTCTTCATGCGGCGGGTTGCGACGCGCCTCGGTTGGATAACGTTGACTCTCGCATCGCTGGTGTGCGCCGTTGTCTGGTCCGATGGGGGAATGCTCGCACGGGAGTATTCGGGCACGGGTGTCCTGTCACAGCAGATTGTCGCCGTTCTCCCTCGTATCGATGCGAGTCTCATTGCGGGAGGATATCTGGCGATCGGCGTATTCGCATGGAGCATCAACGCTGCACGGAAGGCGGCGGCCAGGGGATATGTTCTCGCCCTCGGACTGGTGCACCTCGGTGCAATGCTGAGCCTGTGGGGGGCGCTGCTGTCGACCGCGCTGAACGGCTATTCGCAGCATGTCATCGATATTTCCAATGACAACTGGCGCGGCGAGCACCACGGATATGCGTTCCGCGTCACGACGCTGGATATTGACCGCACTGCCGACGGCGGCCGCCGGGACGGCAAGGGAAGTTTCCGCGCACTCGCACAGGTCGAGCTCCGAACGCCTTCGCAGGAAGTGATAGGCGGCGAGACGCTCTATCGCGATGCACGCGCTGCAGTCGCAGGCTATGCCGGTCCCGTACGCCAGATCTGCGAGATTCTCGACTACCGCTACGCGCGCTATGCCAATCAGCCGGGGTACGTCCTTCACCCCTTCATCGATCGGGGATGGGGGCGCGATGTCCAGGTTTGGGTCTCCACTTCCGCCGCGGTCGCCGCGCTCGAAGGCGGTGCCCAGCCGGAACAGGCAGTCGTCGTATTGCGAGTTTTCCCTTTCGCGTCGTTGCTTTGGATCGGACTCGTGATCACTTCGGGAGGCGCGTTGTGGCTTGCCTTCCGTTCAAGAAAGGAAACGTCATGA
- the qhpE gene encoding subtilisin-like serine protease QhpE has translation MLRPIRVGLIDSAVRGAPAAAVVETRLLTSAGNDRTGHGTQIASCVLQHCPSAELLVAQVFGEGRDSSVDAVLEGLDWLVSRGVQLINMSFGMGGASARLASACRRAASAGAILVASAPARGSVTFPAALGDCLAVTGDARCAPGEVSWLGTPAADFGTHPFCDPRNPERGGGASIAAARMTGLIGSLLEGGADAFDVRRELRCRAAYVGAERRHA, from the coding sequence ATGCTGAGGCCGATCCGCGTCGGGCTGATCGACAGTGCGGTCCGTGGTGCACCAGCGGCCGCGGTCGTCGAGACTCGTCTCCTGACATCCGCGGGTAACGACAGAACGGGTCACGGCACGCAGATCGCAAGCTGCGTGCTCCAGCATTGCCCCTCCGCGGAATTGCTTGTCGCGCAGGTCTTTGGCGAGGGCCGCGACTCGTCCGTCGACGCGGTTCTCGAAGGTTTGGATTGGCTCGTCAGCCGGGGTGTGCAGCTAATCAACATGAGCTTCGGAATGGGGGGCGCGAGCGCGCGGCTCGCCAGCGCCTGCCGCCGCGCAGCGAGCGCTGGCGCCATTCTGGTCGCGTCTGCGCCAGCACGCGGAAGCGTCACGTTTCCGGCCGCGCTGGGCGATTGTCTCGCGGTGACGGGCGACGCGCGCTGCGCTCCTGGCGAAGTGTCATGGCTCGGTACGCCTGCCGCCGACTTCGGCACCCATCCCTTCTGCGATCCGCGCAATCCGGAGCGTGGCGGCGGCGCGAGTATCGCGGCGGCGCGGATGACGGGATTGATCGGGTCTTTGCTCGAAGGCGGTGCAGATGCGTTCGACGTACGACGCGAGTTGCGTTGTCGCGCAGCCTACGTTGGGGCGGAGCGGCGCCATGCGTGA
- a CDS encoding ABC transporter ATP-binding protein, with product MSAEAIRMAGAAPASRSAAQGEGARLNALYRWLWAFIRPEAPAFAGVLLLSFLAVGAGLAQPYLTKALIDDGILAQDRQGVLMIGALMVGLALVALVIGFACRRIHVAASARMLHRMRESLFAHVLTLSPVFFSQTRQGDLIARLEGDLGEVQRFAVDAVLSAINSILTLIGTVALLAMLSPMLALYLGVLMAINAIVLSWVKPRIEALSLKARDAGVEVSSFLVEKLGAVRCVQTYVAEKREIAHLAALHRTVRDRMLSLQAVGYLGGAFPNLVLSLAVIGIFVGGSLAMIGGDALTLGTLVAFATYVQRASAPLHALMGLYLQWQRVKVGLGRVEEVRSLSPAVTMPDQPGSRRVAAGELVMRDVAFVYPGSPRRVLSELSLTVPVGAKVWLRGVSGSGKSTLIDLLHRQFDPASGSIMIGGIDLRELDPRVLRRHVVVVSQEPVLFSGSIADNIRYACPDATPEDVRRAARAAGVFEFAERLSGALDATVGVRGASLSGGERQRVALARALLMKPDVLIIDEGTSSLDTALEQRFLQAIDALLPRATRIIVSHRELDPAAFDRIIDLPQGVTC from the coding sequence ATGAGTGCAGAAGCCATTCGCATGGCCGGTGCGGCACCGGCTTCACGGTCGGCCGCGCAGGGCGAGGGGGCTCGCCTGAACGCGCTGTACCGCTGGCTGTGGGCGTTCATTCGTCCGGAAGCGCCTGCCTTCGCGGGTGTGCTTCTGCTCTCGTTCCTGGCGGTAGGGGCTGGTTTGGCGCAGCCCTACCTCACAAAGGCACTGATCGACGACGGCATCCTCGCGCAAGACCGGCAGGGTGTGTTGATGATCGGGGCCCTGATGGTGGGGCTGGCCCTGGTGGCACTGGTCATCGGATTTGCATGCCGCCGGATCCACGTTGCAGCATCCGCCCGGATGCTGCATCGCATGCGCGAATCGCTGTTCGCTCATGTGTTGACGCTTTCGCCCGTGTTCTTCTCGCAAACGCGACAGGGTGATCTGATCGCGCGATTGGAAGGCGATCTCGGGGAAGTGCAGCGTTTCGCTGTCGATGCCGTGCTTTCGGCGATCAACTCCATCCTGACGCTGATTGGGACCGTCGCGCTACTCGCGATGCTGAGTCCGATGCTCGCGCTCTATCTAGGTGTCCTGATGGCCATCAACGCAATTGTGCTGTCGTGGGTCAAGCCCCGCATCGAAGCACTTTCGCTGAAAGCACGGGACGCGGGAGTGGAGGTGTCGAGCTTCCTTGTCGAGAAGCTCGGCGCCGTGCGCTGCGTCCAGACTTACGTGGCCGAGAAGCGGGAGATCGCCCACCTGGCCGCGCTCCACCGCACGGTTCGTGATCGCATGCTTTCCCTGCAGGCCGTTGGCTACCTGGGGGGCGCATTCCCGAATCTCGTGTTGTCCCTAGCGGTCATCGGCATCTTCGTGGGCGGCAGCCTGGCGATGATCGGGGGTGATGCATTGACGCTCGGCACGCTGGTTGCATTCGCAACCTACGTCCAGCGGGCGAGTGCGCCCCTGCATGCGCTGATGGGCCTTTACCTGCAGTGGCAGCGCGTCAAGGTTGGTCTCGGCCGCGTGGAAGAGGTCCGCAGTCTGAGTCCGGCCGTGACTATGCCCGATCAACCGGGCAGTCGGCGCGTTGCTGCAGGCGAGCTTGTGATGCGTGATGTGGCGTTCGTGTATCCAGGATCGCCCCGAAGAGTGTTGTCCGAATTGAGCCTCACGGTGCCCGTCGGGGCGAAGGTCTGGCTGCGGGGAGTGTCGGGAAGCGGGAAATCGACGCTCATCGATCTGCTGCACCGACAGTTCGATCCCGCCAGCGGTTCGATCATGATCGGAGGTATCGATCTTCGCGAGCTCGATCCCCGGGTGTTGCGTCGGCACGTGGTCGTTGTTTCGCAGGAGCCCGTGCTCTTTTCCGGCTCCATTGCCGACAACATACGCTATGCCTGCCCCGATGCGACGCCTGAGGACGTCCGACGAGCGGCGCGCGCCGCCGGCGTCTTCGAGTTCGCCGAGCGACTGTCGGGCGCGCTCGATGCGACGGTCGGCGTGCGCGGGGCGAGTCTGTCGGGCGGTGAAAGGCAACGTGTTGCGCTTGCTCGTGCGCTGTTGATGAAGCCAGACGTTCTGATCATCGACGAGGGCACGTCCTCGCTAGACACAGCCCTCGAACAGCGCTTCTTGCAGGCGATCGATGCGCTGCTCCCCCGGGCGACACGAATCATCGTGAGCCACCGCGAACTCGATCCCGCCGCCTTCGATCGGATTATCGATCTCCCGCAAGGTGTTACATGCTGA
- the peaD gene encoding quinohemoprotein amine dehydrogenase subunit beta, whose protein sequence is MTSKMTTTTRLASAIAASLAMYSAGALAAKDYIVTAARPNLVFVADAKERKVVATHQIPNTSMGNSPITLVPSRDGKVAYVIHNRWETVSGIDLESGKEVFRAELSGGDIRGKAPYAMDLSPDGKELAVFVNPTQLLPGEYKSLDPYIAVYRTDAGTDAKPARKLSTPRRVSTLAYSGKGDSLYAFSWDMLKLDPQTGAVKGTHPWRSWQRPNRGEPDTLAIWPQWEQTNIFATPFYVASTDKAAGDPAALRAGIWALDLEKDTVSFKEFEDASVVLFSTAINPVRRNEAYTVYTQLTRTDMNTGKMDRVDLDHTYYNVNVSSDGSELYIGGTQGDIAVHDSKTLKRIGNIRTPGGGDQVLTSLRIFSR, encoded by the coding sequence ATGACATCGAAAATGACGACAACAACCCGCCTCGCAAGCGCCATCGCGGCATCGCTGGCGATGTATTCGGCGGGGGCCTTGGCTGCCAAGGACTACATCGTTACCGCGGCGCGACCCAATCTCGTGTTTGTCGCAGATGCGAAGGAACGCAAGGTCGTGGCGACGCACCAGATTCCGAACACGTCGATGGGCAACAGCCCGATCACGCTGGTGCCGTCCCGCGACGGCAAAGTCGCCTACGTGATCCATAACCGCTGGGAAACCGTGTCGGGCATCGATCTCGAATCGGGCAAGGAGGTGTTCCGCGCCGAATTGTCGGGAGGCGATATTCGCGGCAAGGCGCCCTATGCGATGGACCTGAGCCCCGACGGCAAGGAGCTTGCCGTGTTCGTGAATCCCACGCAGTTGCTCCCGGGCGAATACAAGTCGCTCGACCCGTACATTGCCGTCTATCGCACTGATGCAGGGACCGATGCGAAGCCGGCACGCAAGCTTTCGACACCGCGCCGCGTCTCGACGCTTGCCTATTCGGGAAAGGGAGATTCGCTGTATGCGTTCAGCTGGGACATGCTGAAACTGGACCCGCAGACGGGGGCCGTCAAGGGCACCCATCCGTGGCGGAGCTGGCAGCGCCCCAACCGGGGAGAGCCCGACACGCTCGCCATCTGGCCGCAGTGGGAGCAGACGAACATCTTTGCTACGCCATTCTACGTCGCGAGCACCGACAAGGCCGCCGGGGACCCGGCGGCGCTGCGGGCGGGAATATGGGCACTGGACCTGGAAAAGGACACGGTGAGCTTCAAGGAGTTCGAGGACGCGTCGGTCGTCCTGTTCTCGACGGCGATTAACCCGGTACGGCGCAACGAGGCCTATACGGTGTACACGCAGCTCACGCGGACCGACATGAACACCGGCAAGATGGACCGCGTCGATCTCGATCACACCTATTACAACGTGAACGTTTCGAGCGACGGTTCGGAACTCTACATCGGCGGTACGCAGGGAGACATCGCGGTCCACGACAGCAAGACCCTGAAGCGCATCGGAAACATCCGGACCCCGGGTGGCGGTGACCAGGTCCTGACCTCGTTGCGCATCTTCTCGCGCTGA
- the qhpC gene encoding quinohemoprotein amine dehydrogenase subunit gamma has product MNRIKPLNRKAHQIDSAPTEDAVEKVVAMSAAVAGCSTTFDPGWEIDPFMGVAGLCQPMEADLYGCSDPCWWPAQVPDTLHNYPEWNSGRDDAARDWKALQSVFPK; this is encoded by the coding sequence ATGAACCGAATCAAGCCGCTCAACCGCAAAGCCCACCAGATCGATAGCGCACCCACCGAGGACGCGGTGGAGAAGGTCGTCGCTATGTCCGCCGCCGTGGCGGGATGTTCAACCACTTTCGATCCCGGCTGGGAAATCGATCCCTTCATGGGGGTTGCCGGACTGTGTCAGCCGATGGAGGCCGATCTTTACGGGTGTTCCGACCCGTGCTGGTGGCCCGCTCAGGTGCCGGACACGCTGCACAACTACCCGGAATGGAACAGCGGTCGGGACGATGCAGCGCGCGACTGGAAAGCGCTGCAAAGCGTGTTCCCGAAGTGA
- the peaB gene encoding quinohemoprotein amine dehydrogenase maturation protein: MSEADLLYVDAHAFHDLAVKGRRVLLHVPSTGIFDLDGMTSEVLDFVRPRSTVSFGELQERFLDSGSPTLVADAVEDLKSLGVLRADPAMLDRGPGISVTEFPLSTIVLNVNTGCNLSCTYCYKEDLTTPSKGDKLDLETAKKGIELLLREGAKRSQVNVVFFGGEPLTNMPLIRAITAYAEDRCREEGKQLDLSLTTNATLLTEEIVDYFDEHRFGVSISMDGPQAIHDRRRRTIGGKGTYEVVAAKTRMLLSRYKSRPVGARVTLTAGYSDVSAIHHHLKDEIGFAEVGFAPVTSNPVTTFNLVGDELRGVFDSMKSLGREYVEAAIRGENTGFSNMHQMLSDLYEGRRKALPCGAGVGLLAVDHKGELNLCHRFTGSELPTFGNVDSGIAKVELGAFLEHALDRSERGCATCRIRNLCSGGCYHESYANFSDPHSPVYHYCELLREWVDFGIEAYLEILEKNPAFLHRHVANRSSEL; encoded by the coding sequence ATGTCTGAAGCCGATCTGCTCTACGTGGATGCCCATGCGTTCCACGACCTTGCCGTGAAGGGGCGCCGGGTCCTGCTGCACGTGCCGAGCACGGGCATCTTCGATCTCGATGGCATGACGAGCGAGGTTCTCGATTTCGTGCGGCCGCGATCGACGGTGAGTTTCGGGGAATTGCAGGAACGCTTCCTCGATAGCGGTTCCCCCACGCTGGTTGCGGACGCAGTGGAGGATCTCAAGTCGCTTGGCGTCCTCAGGGCCGACCCCGCGATGCTCGACCGCGGTCCGGGTATCAGTGTCACCGAGTTTCCGCTCAGCACGATCGTTCTGAACGTGAATACGGGCTGCAACCTGAGCTGCACCTATTGTTACAAGGAGGACCTGACCACGCCGTCAAAGGGCGACAAGCTGGACCTGGAGACTGCAAAGAAAGGGATCGAACTGCTGTTGCGGGAGGGCGCGAAGCGCAGCCAGGTAAACGTCGTGTTCTTCGGGGGCGAGCCCCTGACCAACATGCCGCTCATCCGTGCGATCACCGCGTATGCCGAGGATCGTTGCCGCGAGGAGGGCAAGCAGCTCGACCTCTCGCTGACCACGAATGCCACCTTGCTGACCGAGGAGATCGTCGATTACTTCGACGAACATCGCTTCGGCGTCTCGATCAGCATGGACGGCCCGCAGGCCATCCATGACCGGCGACGCAGGACGATTGGCGGGAAGGGCACTTATGAGGTGGTTGCGGCCAAGACGCGGATGCTGCTGTCCCGCTACAAGTCGCGTCCGGTTGGCGCACGGGTCACGCTGACGGCGGGGTACTCCGATGTCTCGGCCATTCATCACCATCTGAAGGATGAAATCGGATTTGCAGAGGTCGGTTTTGCGCCCGTCACGAGCAATCCGGTCACTACCTTCAATCTCGTGGGCGACGAACTCCGCGGGGTGTTCGATTCGATGAAGTCCCTGGGGCGGGAGTATGTCGAGGCTGCCATCCGGGGGGAGAACACCGGCTTTTCCAACATGCACCAGATGCTCAGCGACCTCTACGAAGGACGTCGCAAAGCGCTGCCGTGCGGCGCGGGTGTGGGTTTGCTTGCCGTCGATCACAAGGGTGAGCTGAATCTCTGCCATCGCTTCACGGGGTCGGAGTTGCCGACCTTCGGCAACGTCGATTCGGGCATTGCCAAGGTAGAGCTCGGTGCATTTCTCGAGCACGCGTTGGACCGTTCCGAACGCGGTTGCGCTACCTGCCGCATCCGCAACCTGTGTTCGGGGGGCTGCTATCACGAGTCCTACGCCAATTTCAGTGACCCACATTCGCCCGTCTATCACTACTGCGAACTGCTGAGGGAGTGGGTTGATTTCGGGATCGAAGCGTATCTCGAAATCCTGGAGAAGAACCCCGCCTTCCTTCATCGCCACGTTGCCAACAGGAGCTCCGAACTATGA
- the peaA gene encoding quinohemoprotein amine dehydrogenase subunit alpha, translating to MLAIAGFLTPLVSTGGAWAAVSAEALVNSKCASCHTATGEGKWDRISESRRTPEGWDMTVARMSFAHGVKLTGDERSAIVKHLSDAYGLAPDETLTHRYIVDRTPSVVEHAENKLIGDTCARCHSYGRIAVQRRTEADWRKLVHFHVGQFPAIEIQAGGRDRNWFEIATGDTVKELANQYGFDSASWKQWKAQKPADASGTWRLVGHRPGMGAYEGSATITRTGDDRYSVDMVMRYENGTSETAKGAAVVYTGHEWRASVKQGNREVNQVMSLGTGGTELTGRWFETNNDSIGGTMRAVRADKAAQPSVLSVQPAMLRAGSRARIAINGVGLNGDVDLGNGVKVAKVLERSADRVVAEVEVEKDAASGSRAVKVGSAAGSDVVKIYRQIDYVKIIPEHPMARLGGGGGAIPKVPAQLEAIAFAAGPDGKPGSADDIALGPVPAAWSVDNLNKVAAEMKDTKYAGRIEPNGLFVPNGAGPNPERKYKTNNAGELKVIASVKDGSRTVKATAPLIVTVQRFNDPPIR from the coding sequence TTGCTTGCGATTGCGGGGTTTCTGACGCCGCTCGTCTCAACCGGTGGCGCATGGGCTGCCGTATCGGCCGAGGCGCTGGTCAACAGCAAGTGCGCCTCGTGTCACACCGCTACTGGTGAGGGCAAATGGGATCGCATCAGCGAAAGTCGGCGTACGCCCGAAGGGTGGGACATGACGGTCGCCCGAATGTCGTTTGCCCACGGAGTAAAGCTCACGGGGGATGAGCGCAGTGCAATCGTGAAGCATCTTTCTGACGCATACGGTCTTGCCCCGGATGAAACGCTCACGCATCGGTACATCGTTGATCGTACGCCGAGCGTCGTCGAGCATGCCGAAAACAAGTTGATCGGTGATACCTGCGCGCGCTGTCATTCGTATGGGCGAATTGCCGTACAACGACGCACGGAAGCTGACTGGCGCAAGCTTGTGCACTTCCACGTGGGGCAGTTTCCTGCGATTGAGATCCAGGCAGGCGGACGCGATCGCAACTGGTTCGAGATTGCCACCGGGGACACTGTAAAAGAGCTGGCAAATCAGTATGGCTTCGACTCTGCCAGCTGGAAGCAGTGGAAGGCACAGAAGCCTGCCGACGCGAGCGGAACGTGGCGCCTGGTTGGACATCGCCCGGGGATGGGCGCTTACGAAGGAAGCGCGACGATCACACGGACCGGCGACGATCGCTATTCCGTCGACATGGTGATGCGTTACGAGAACGGTACTTCGGAGACGGCCAAGGGTGCGGCGGTCGTTTACACGGGGCACGAATGGCGCGCATCGGTCAAGCAGGGCAACCGCGAAGTCAATCAGGTAATGAGCCTCGGGACGGGGGGCACCGAGCTCACCGGGCGGTGGTTCGAAACCAACAACGATTCGATCGGCGGGACGATGCGGGCGGTGCGGGCCGACAAGGCGGCGCAGCCATCGGTGCTGTCAGTGCAACCGGCGATGCTGCGGGCAGGAAGTCGTGCGCGCATTGCCATCAACGGGGTGGGCCTGAATGGCGACGTGGATCTCGGAAATGGCGTGAAGGTCGCGAAGGTGCTCGAGCGCTCGGCGGACCGGGTGGTCGCGGAGGTCGAGGTCGAGAAGGATGCGGCGAGCGGAAGCCGGGCGGTCAAGGTCGGGTCGGCCGCGGGAAGCGATGTGGTGAAGATCTACCGGCAGATCGATTACGTGAAGATCATTCCCGAGCATCCGATGGCACGCCTTGGCGGTGGCGGCGGGGCGATTCCCAAGGTGCCCGCGCAGCTCGAGGCGATTGCCTTCGCTGCAGGGCCTGACGGCAAGCCGGGCAGCGCAGACGACATCGCACTCGGCCCGGTTCCGGCGGCGTGGTCGGTCGACAACCTCAACAAGGTTGCCGCCGAGATGAAGGACACCAAGTACGCAGGACGGATCGAGCCGAACGGACTCTTCGTGCCCAACGGGGCGGGCCCCAATCCGGAGCGCAAGTACAAGACCAACAACGCGGGCGAATTGAAGGTGATCGCGTCGGTCAAGGACGGCTCCCGTACGGTGAAGGCGACCGCGCCGCTGATCGTGACGGTGCAGCGTTTCAACGACCCCCCGATCCGCTGA